The following proteins are encoded in a genomic region of Zea mays cultivar B73 chromosome 9, Zm-B73-REFERENCE-NAM-5.0, whole genome shotgun sequence:
- the LOC100857067 gene encoding NAC transcription factor: MGAMTLPPGFRFHPTDDELVGYYLKRKKSLLPRRDLEWFFFCPRDRKYPNGSRTNRATSTGYWKATGKDRRIACDGGVYGLRKTLVFYRGRAPGGERTAWVMHEYRLCQDLAHGTCNFIGAYALCRVIKRHEGGLPQGESYAKGAAGSARSGQMSKVSSSSSLVSNDQLSASFTPPPTLDVGTMAGSGNAFQSPVGYGYGVTTTATATATTAGLPSSALATPLLIVPSPHDTFSIGGDGDFLPAAAESRAFARAPVRHRGNGDGRRLGAGAEMGQLRLPKHVLEWCRHGGGESGDAVPAGERRLRRPAGGLLLLG; this comes from the exons ATGGGCGCCATGACTCTGCCGCCCGGCTTCCGCTTCCACCCGACCGACGACGAGCTCGTGGGCTACTACCTCAAGAGGAAG AAGTCGCTTCTGCCGAGGCGTGACCTGGAGTGGTTCTTCTTCTGCCCGCGCGACCGCAAGTACCCGAACGGGTCGCGAACCAACCGCGCCACGTCCACGGGGTACTGGAAGGCCACGGGCAAGGACCGCCGCATCGCCTGCGACGGCGGCGTCTACGGCCTCCGCAAGACGCTCGTCTTCTACCGCGGCCGCGCCCCGGGCGGCGAGCGCACCGCCTGGGTCATGCACGAGTACCGCCTCTGCCAGGACCTCGCCCACGGCACTTGCAACTTCATC GGTGCTTACGCGCTTTGCCGCGTGATCAAGCGGCACGAGGGCGGGCTGCCGCAGGGCGAGAGCTACGCGAAAGGAGCCGCCGGCAGCGCGAGATCAGGGCAGATGAGCAAGGTCTCCAGCAGCTCGTCCCTCGTCAGCAACGACCAGCTCAGCGCGTCGTTCACCCCTCCTCCTACACTGGACGTGGGCACCATGGCTGGATCCGGCAACGCGTTCCAG AGCCCCGTTGGGTACGGGTACGGcgtgacgacgacggcgacggcgacggccacCACTGCGGGGCTGCCGTCGAGCGCACTGGCCACGCCCCTGCTCATCGTGCCGTCTCCCCACGACACGTTTTCcatcggcggcgacggcgacTTCCTCCCCGCCGCGGCCGAGTCGCGCGCGTTCGCACGCGCACCTGTTCGACACCGTGGGAATGGGGATGGGCGGCGTCTCGGAGCAGGAGCTGAAATGGGACAGCTTCGCCTGCCCAAGCACGTTCTCGAGTG GTGCCGACATGGCGGCGGCGAGTCCGGCGACGCTGTGCCGGCAGGCGAGCGACGGCTTCGACGACCTGCTGGCGGCCTTCTTCTTCTCGGATGA
- the LOC100857067 gene encoding NAC transcription factor isoform X1, with protein MGAMTLPPGFRFHPTDDELVGYYLKRKVDNLKIDLEVIPVVHLYKSEPWELPEKSLLPRRDLEWFFFCPRDRKYPNGSRTNRATSTGYWKATGKDRRIACDGGVYGLRKTLVFYRGRAPGGERTAWVMHEYRLCQDLAHGTCNFIGAYALCRVIKRHEGGLPQGESYAKGAAGSARSGQMSKVSSSSSLVSNDQLSASFTPPPTLDVGTMAGSGNAFQSPVGYGYGVTTTATATATTAGLPSSALATPLLIVPSPHDTFSIGGDGDFLPAAAESRAFARAPVRHRGNGDGRRLGAGAEMGQLRLPKHVLEWCRHGGGESGDAVPAGERRLRRPAGGLLLLG; from the exons ATGGGCGCCATGACTCTGCCGCCCGGCTTCCGCTTCCACCCGACCGACGACGAGCTCGTGGGCTACTACCTCAAGAGGAAGGTGGACAACCTCAAGATCGATCTCGAGGTCATCCCCGTCGTCCATCTCTACAAATCCGAGCCATGGGAGCTACCAG AGAAGTCGCTTCTGCCGAGGCGTGACCTGGAGTGGTTCTTCTTCTGCCCGCGCGACCGCAAGTACCCGAACGGGTCGCGAACCAACCGCGCCACGTCCACGGGGTACTGGAAGGCCACGGGCAAGGACCGCCGCATCGCCTGCGACGGCGGCGTCTACGGCCTCCGCAAGACGCTCGTCTTCTACCGCGGCCGCGCCCCGGGCGGCGAGCGCACCGCCTGGGTCATGCACGAGTACCGCCTCTGCCAGGACCTCGCCCACGGCACTTGCAACTTCATC GGTGCTTACGCGCTTTGCCGCGTGATCAAGCGGCACGAGGGCGGGCTGCCGCAGGGCGAGAGCTACGCGAAAGGAGCCGCCGGCAGCGCGAGATCAGGGCAGATGAGCAAGGTCTCCAGCAGCTCGTCCCTCGTCAGCAACGACCAGCTCAGCGCGTCGTTCACCCCTCCTCCTACACTGGACGTGGGCACCATGGCTGGATCCGGCAACGCGTTCCAG AGCCCCGTTGGGTACGGGTACGGcgtgacgacgacggcgacggcgacggccacCACTGCGGGGCTGCCGTCGAGCGCACTGGCCACGCCCCTGCTCATCGTGCCGTCTCCCCACGACACGTTTTCcatcggcggcgacggcgacTTCCTCCCCGCCGCGGCCGAGTCGCGCGCGTTCGCACGCGCACCTGTTCGACACCGTGGGAATGGGGATGGGCGGCGTCTCGGAGCAGGAGCTGAAATGGGACAGCTTCGCCTGCCCAAGCACGTTCTCGAGTG GTGCCGACATGGCGGCGGCGAGTCCGGCGACGCTGTGCCGGCAGGCGAGCGACGGCTTCGACGACCTGCTGGCGGCCTTCTTCTTCTCGGATGA
- the LOC103640216 gene encoding probable inactive purple acid phosphatase 24, producing MLASLALQRRSMPHSRSSTSFNRPPDRSDEDALFPDHQIAAMEPDPVAAGASSSPASLIDRSDGAGSGRCWGILLAAAFTSAGHVPAMLAWCASSPQMTWRLVEWDFFLNLIAPVASRVPYMTAIGNHERDYVESGSVYVTPDLGGECGVAYESYFCMPAISKDKPWYSIEQGSVHFVVMSTEHKWSEMSEQYKWMNQDLSSVNRSRTPWIIFIGHRPMYSSHVGIPVNVDLTFVASVEPLLLKHQVDLVFFGHVHNYERTCVVYKNRCKGKPKKDASGIDTYDNNKYTAPVHATVRAGGFSLDKFPRIVLNKWSLSRVSEFGYARVHATRGDMLVQFVSSSTMEVLDQFRIVKPDPARRLWNKPV from the exons ATGCTCGCGTCCCTCGCTCTCCAGCGGAGGTCCATGCCCCACTCACGGAGTTCAACCTCCTTCAACAGGCCACCAGATCGTAGCGATGAGGATGCCCTCTTCCCTGACCACCAGATCGCAGCGATGGAGCCGGATCCAGTCGCCGCTGGGGCATCCTCCTCGCCAGCCAG CCTCATAGATCGCAGTGATGGAGCCGGATCTGGTCGCTGCTGGGGCATCCTCCTCGCTGCCGCCTTCACCAGTGCCGGCCACGTCCCCGCCATG CTGGCGTGGTGTGCGTCTTCGCCTCAAATGACCTGGCGTTTGGTTGAATGGGATTTCTTCCTAAACCTCATAGCACCGGTCGCTTCTCGAGTTCCCTACATGACCGCTATTGGTAATCATGAAAG GGATTATGTCGAGTCTGGTTCTGTATATGTGACCCCAGATTTAGGTGGCGAATGTGGAGTTGCATATGAGTCATATTTCTGCATGCCAGCTATTAGTAAGGATAAGCCATGGTATTCAATTGAGCAAGGGAGCGTTCACTTTGTCGTGATGTCAACTGAGCATAAGTGGTCAGAGATGTCGGAGCAG TACAAATGGATGAATCAAGATTTGTCATCAGTCaatagatcgaggacaccgtggaTAATTTTCATTGG GCATAGACCGATGTACTCATCCCATGTCGGAATACCAGTTAATGTAGATCTAACATTTGTAGCCTCCGTTGAGCCACTCTTGCTCAAGCACCAG GTGGATTTGGTTTTCTTTGGCCATGTACACAACTATGAGAGGACTTGTGTAGTATACAAGAATAGATGCAAAGGCAAGCCAAAGAAGGATGCAAGTGGAATTGATACTTATGACAACAACAAATATACTGCACCTGTTCATGCCACTGTTAGAGCTGGAGGATTTAGCTTGGACAAGTTCCCTAGGATTGTG TTGAACAAGTGGAGCTTATCAAGAGTTTCAGAATTCGGGTATGCCAGGGTGCATGCCACAAGAGGTGATATGCTGGTTCAG TTTGTAAGCTCAAGTACGATGGAGGTTTTGGACCAATTTAGAATTGTGAAGCCTGATCCGGCAAGGAGGCTATGGAACAAGCCAGTTTAA
- the LOC103640215 gene encoding putative transcription elongation factor SPT5 homolog 1, giving the protein MNGDMASLSTLLANRKKGHFMKGDAVIVIKGDLKNLEGWVEKVEDETVHIRPKISDLPKTLAFNEKELCKYFKPGDHVKVILGVQEGATGMVVKVEGHVLIILSDTTKEHIRVFVDHVVESSEITTGITRIGDYELHDLVLLCSKM; this is encoded by the exons ATGAATGGCGACATGGCTAGCTTGTCCACTCTGCTTGCAAACAGGAAAAAAGGACACTTTATGAAGGGTGATGCCGTCATTGTTATTAAAGGCGATTTGAAAAATCTAGAGGGTTGGGTTGAGAAAGTAGAGGATGAAACCGTTCACATCAGGCCAAAAATATCTGATCTCCCG AAAACATTAGCCTTCAATGAAAAGGAGCTTTGCAAATATTTCAAGCCTGGTGACCATGTCAAGGTGATCTTAGGAGTTCAAGAAGGCGCTACTGGCATGGTTGTTAAAGTGGAAGGGCATGTCTTGATCATTTTGTCTGACACAACTAAAGAACAT ATCCGTGTGTTTGTTGATCATGTCGTTGAAAGCTCTGAAATTACCACAGGAATCACCAGAATAGGTGATTATGAACTGCATGATCTTGTCCTACTCTGTTCTAAAATGTAG